The following are encoded in a window of Flavobacterium psychrotrophum genomic DNA:
- a CDS encoding HmuY family protein — translation MKKFFLFLLGFVLLAFTACNNDDDSNNTPISVSFANPSQNIPEGATTVQILFSNAASGAGSVTLSLNPNAVSYGTDFTTLPASSNNVIVVPFEAGAKFASFTFNKIIEGVQGEPQRVIFTITDVSLNATIAGNKTTQLNFSETASLGTALAALTGGATQPNQVYVDLSSGGLATVPRVSWDLGFYGGDEFRIVLNSSLKMAAKALNTTDIDLVASEDSSLNIGQGQGNLAYIDNPVGNIDGTAIAAVSDNDANNKVYLVNLGNGPAATQPAVGSEGSAGGAHRGWKKIRILKSGSDYKLQYADINATTHQEVTITKNNAYNFTFFSFTTNNTVNVEPQKVSWDINFTTFTNVVGPTTPYYFADFIVTNTKGGAHSYQVLNSATVNYDNFTLANVNESLLTEDQRNIGSNWRTTTANPDAEVPTSAFSLFTNRFYVIKDPAGNVYKLKLTGATSESGERGYPKFQYALLQ, via the coding sequence ATGAAAAAGTTTTTCCTTTTTTTACTTGGCTTTGTGTTACTTGCTTTTACAGCATGTAACAATGACGATGATAGTAATAACACACCCATAAGTGTTTCGTTCGCAAATCCATCACAAAACATTCCTGAAGGCGCAACTACGGTTCAGATACTTTTTTCTAATGCAGCTTCGGGTGCAGGTAGTGTTACGCTAAGCCTTAATCCTAATGCTGTTTCATACGGAACAGACTTTACCACACTACCGGCTTCTTCTAACAATGTAATAGTTGTACCGTTTGAAGCAGGTGCAAAATTTGCCAGCTTTACCTTCAATAAGATAATAGAAGGTGTTCAGGGTGAACCACAAAGAGTAATTTTTACGATTACTGATGTTTCTTTAAATGCAACGATTGCAGGAAACAAAACAACACAGCTTAACTTTAGCGAAACGGCATCTCTTGGTACTGCACTTGCTGCACTTACAGGTGGTGCTACACAGCCTAACCAGGTATATGTAGACCTTAGCAGCGGTGGCCTTGCTACTGTGCCACGTGTATCCTGGGATCTTGGTTTTTATGGCGGAGACGAATTCCGTATCGTTCTTAACAGCTCACTTAAAATGGCTGCAAAAGCACTTAATACTACAGATATTGACTTAGTTGCTTCAGAAGACAGCAGCCTGAATATTGGACAGGGCCAGGGTAACCTTGCCTATATAGATAATCCGGTAGGTAATATTGATGGTACTGCTATAGCAGCTGTATCTGATAATGATGCAAACAACAAAGTATATCTTGTAAATTTAGGTAATGGCCCGGCTGCTACACAACCCGCTGTAGGATCTGAAGGGTCTGCCGGTGGTGCACACAGAGGCTGGAAAAAAATAAGGATACTAAAAAGTGGCAGCGACTACAAACTGCAGTATGCCGATATTAATGCTACCACACACCAGGAAGTTACTATTACAAAAAACAACGCATACAACTTTACCTTCTTTAGTTTTACAACAAACAATACTGTAAATGTAGAGCCGCAAAAAGTAAGCTGGGATATTAACTTTACCACATTTACTAATGTAGTTGGCCCTACTACTCCATACTATTTTGCAGATTTTATTGTAACCAATACTAAAGGTGGCGCACACTCTTACCAGGTTCTAAATTCAGCAACTGTAAACTACGATAACTTTACATTAGCTAATGTAAACGAAAGCCTGTTGACAGAAGACCAGCGTAACATTGGCTCTAACTGGAGAACTACAACAGCAAACCCGGATGCAGAAGTGCCTACATCTGCATTCTCATTATTTACAAACCGTTTTTATGTGATAAAAGATCCTGCAGGAAACGTATATAAACTAAAATTAACAGGTGCTACAAGCGAATCTGGCGAAAGGGGTTACCCTAAATTCCAGTATGCACTACTGCAATAA
- a CDS encoding DUF4265 domain-containing protein — MIPFVAKNIAFGDIILAEFDKDDNQYHFEDFNTNSGNTTVRIFVYDDNIIEETRKWLHIKSCESEVLLVRNIIAVNIPKNILYGPIKLFLDQGERENKWTYEESCLEHSY; from the coding sequence TTGATACCATTTGTAGCTAAAAACATTGCATTTGGAGACATTATTTTAGCTGAATTTGATAAAGATGATAACCAATATCATTTTGAAGATTTCAATACTAACTCTGGAAATACAACTGTACGAATATTTGTGTATGATGATAATATAATTGAAGAGACAAGAAAATGGTTACACATAAAATCATGTGAATCTGAAGTACTATTAGTCCGGAATATAATTGCTGTAAATATTCCTAAGAATATTTTGTATGGCCCTATAAAGCTTTTTCTTGATCAGGGAGAAAGAGAAAATAAGTGGACATATGAAGAATCTTGCCTGGAACATAGCTACTAA